In the genome of Drosophila yakuba strain Tai18E2 chromosome 3R, Prin_Dyak_Tai18E2_2.1, whole genome shotgun sequence, one region contains:
- the LOC6538438 gene encoding neurofibromin isoform X3, protein MTQKPGEWASALLARFEDQLPNRIGAYGTQARMSQDQLVACLIHISRYRFSLVISGLTKMLQRVNEAALQNRHEPERCYFESLVIILTTLERCLTNQTKDTARFEEAMNVKLLLREISQFVDVQSDSNPNAAQLKALASKVLFALSQNHFSAVFNRISARIQELTSCSEENPDYNDIELIQHIDMDMIKLTKLLQETITKFRSKRAPPLILLYSLEKAIWNWIEYHPQEFQDLQRGTNRDISTCWEPLMDFVEYFKTENKKSKTLVWPLQMLLLILNPSCLEAVVNELQQSEKEKEKDKEKVASKSAQSTSRDKDFSAKQFIESIKRGLGQHSPSKQVTESAAIACVKLCKASTYINNTDSNNVVFKLVQFFINDLKALLFNPAKPFSRGQGYNFADIELMIDCWVSCFRINPHNIEALKVCLNLSSPQAYHFVIVCSLLRLAHIYVDFRLQNKNPFRIVNQPRLSWWPQTDVVHYRSAELRALFTDTLNKATQGYIAHTPLRYITSLTLKSKDTQKGLTRAEEGPAHKMLLLLLVRLIHADPTLLLNTQGKVAHEVQSSTLELINGLVSLVHQTTMPDVAQEAMEALLALHAPEKIEVWNPEAPINTFWDVSSQVLFSISQKLIQHQIANYTDVLKWLREILICRNTFLQRHKDYAHVGSQIAICKQAHIKMEVVFFMYLWSVDLDAVLTSLSCFGLLCEEAEICCSSDELTVGFIMPNYHIYQELAQLSTSATDSRICFFDNTHGNVLSRLTLQKRIMTLLRKIEHCVHGVQPAWEETFRNWEVSSKVLQTYPKCKGEDGQAEVFHRGMGKRRASHQSSEHDLEEQINEWANMTWFLLALGGVCLHKRSSSRQMLLQQSQNNASLGSLAQNSLYSSSTSSGHGSLHPSTVSLSTLPPAPPQDVSYCPVTQFVGQLLRLLVCSNEKIGLNIQKNVKELVGEEMSTQLYPILFDQVRAIVEKFFDQQGQVNVNVTDINTQFIEHTIYIMKSILDPKANKDPNNDQPSPSEHLGVTSIEGMMLGIVRYVRHLDMTVYAIRIKTKLCQLVEVMMKRRDDLAFRQEMKFRNKLVEYLTDWVMGTSHQIAPPSSADAAILTNTSLIFRDLDQACMEAVAALLRGLPLQPEESDRGDLMDAKSALFLKYFTLFMNLLNDCIDSSEAEKEMNNTPLLPPRPRMAAGKLTALRNATILAMSNLLGANIDSGLMHSIDLGYNPDLQTRAAFMEVLTQILQQGTEFDTLAETVLADRFEQLVQLVTMISDKGELPIAMALANVVTTSQMDELARVLVTLFDAKHLLSPLLWNMFYREVEVSDCMQTLFRGNSLGSKIMAFCFKIYGASYLQMLLEPLIRPLLDEEEETCFEVDPARLDPTEDIEQHRNNLIALTQKVFDAIINSSDRFPPQLRSMCHCLYQVLSKRFPNLLQNNIGAVGTVIFLRFINPAIVSPQELGIVDKQVHSSAKRGLMLMSKILQNIANHVEFSKEQHMLCFNDFLRDHFEAGRRFFIQIASDCETVDQTSHSMSFISDANVLALHRLLWTHQEKIGDYLSSSRDHKAVGRRPFDKMATLLAYLGPPEHKPVDSHMMFSSYARWSSIDMSSTNFEEIMVKHQMHEKEEFKTLKSMNIFYQAGTSKSGYPVFYYIARRYKIGETNGDLLIYHVILTLKPFCHSPFEVVIDFTHTCSDNRFRTEFLQKWFYVLPTVAYENVHAVYIYNCNSWVREYTKFHDRILAPLKGNRKLMFLESPNKLTDFIDAEQQKLPGATLSLDEDLKVFSNALKLSHKDTKVAIKVGPTALQITSAEKTKVLAHSVLLNDVYYASEIEEVCLVDDNQFTLSITNESGQLSFIHNDCDNIVQAIIHIRNRWELSQPDSVTVHQKIRPKDVPGTLLNMALLNLGSCDPNLRTAAYNLLCALTATFDLKIEGQLLETQGLCIPSNNTIFIKSVSEKLATNEPHLTLEFLEESIQGFQRSTIELKHLCLEYMTPWLKNLVKFCKSNDDSKKLKVSQILDKLINLTIDQKEMYPSVQAKIWGSIGQIPELIDMVLDNFLHKSITYGLGSPQVEIMADTAVALASANVQLVSKKVITRICRVMDKSCTNPTQYLEQHMMWDDIAILGRYLLMLSFNNCLDVATSVPYLFHTITFLVCSGSLSMRASTHGLVINIIHSLCTCTNPSFSEEAQRVLRLSLDEFSLPKFYLLFGISKVKSAAVTAFRSSCRHPTDKWLGNERVTQPLPADRERLSLPSLEVITDALLEIMEACMRDVPDCEWLNTWTSLARSFAFCYNPALQPRALIVYGCISKSVTDHEVKQLLRILVKALESFNDLILIEALVMCLTRIQPLLRPESPIHRALFWVAISVLQLDEITLYGAGLALLEQNLHTLKSQGCFDKKETIAEVMMKTREKLEWHFKQLDHAVGLSFRSNFHFALVGHLIKGFRHPTPTTVSRTSRVLTMLLGIIAKPLHRDKFEVTPDSVAYLTALVAVSEEVRSRCHVKHALPRWPADLSSSVENGEASGGVQAIGLPLSRRQKSWDILDQSALQFARQHKVPTLQERGSRSSVSNESNVLLDPEVLPDLSIQALVLTVLATLVKYSSDEGETRVLYQYLAEGSVVFPKVFPVIHSLLDQKINNILSVSHDQVVLNSVQNIIQNMLASEDPSQQQLHFLQSCGFGGLWRFAGPFTKYNMMGESSELFVNCLEAMVETCLPGDESAPVPPSPRPYNLSSSLSSLTLGSPTDKAFSSESLDFYDNCPGSVSSLRRASHSKSRAKHRINDSPSH, encoded by the exons ATGACCCAGAAGCCAGGCGAGTGGGCCAGTGCCCTTTTGGCCCGTTTCGAGGATCAG CTGCCAAACAGAATCGGAGCCTATGGCACGCAGGCCAGGATGAGCCAGGACCAACTGGTGGCCTGTCTGATCCACATATCGCGGTATCGCTTCTCCCTGGTCATATCCGGTCTCACCAAGATGCTACAAAGGGTCAATGAGGCG GCACTTCAAAATCGCCATGAGCCAGAGCGTTGCTACTTCGAGTCGCTGGTCATCATACTGACCACTCTGGAGCGCTGTTTGACCAACCAGACCAAGGACACAGCACGTTTCGAGGAGGCCATGAATGTGAAGCTACTGCTGCGCGAAATCTCGCAGTTTGTAGATGTCCAGAGCGACAGCAATCCGAATGCCGCCCAGCTCAAGGCCCTGGCATCCAAGGTGCTCTTTGCCCTGTCCCAGAATCACTTTTCGGCGGTGTTCAATCGCATATCGGCCAGGATTCAAGAGCTGACATCCTGTTCCGAGGAAAATCCGGACTACAACGACATAGAATTAATTCAACACATCGATATGGATATGATAAAGCTAACCAAGCTGCTGCAAG aAACCATCACAAAGTTTCGATCGAAGCGTGCACCACCCTTGATTTTGCTTTACTCGTTGGAGAAGGCTATTTGGAACTGGATTGAGTACCATCCACAAGAATTCCAGGACTTGCAACGCGGCACCAATCGAGATATATCCAC CTGCTGGGAACCACTAATGGACTTTGTAGAGTACtttaaaaccgaaaacaaGAAGAGCAAGACTCTTGTGTGGCCACTCCAAATGCTCTTGCTGATATTGAATCCCTCTTGCCTCGAGGCCGTCGTTAACGAACTCCAGCAGTcggagaaagagaaagaaaaggaCAAGGAAAAGGTTGCCTCGAAGTCAGCGCAATCCACATCCCGAGACAAGGACTTCTCGGCCAAGCAGTTCATCGAGAGCATCAAAAGAGGCTTGGGCCAACACTCACCATCGAAACAGGTGACCGAATCTGCGGCAATTGCCTGTGTGAAGCTGTGCAAGGCATCCACCTACATCAACAACACCGACTCCAATAATGTGGTCTTCAAGTTGGTGCAATTCTTTATCAACGATCTCAAGGCACTGCTCTTCAATCCAGCCAAGCCCTTCTCTCGCGGACAGGGATACAACTTTGCTGATATCGAGCTGATGATTGACTGCTGGGTGTCGTGTTTTCGGATTAATCCTCACAACATCGAGGCCCTTAAAGTTTGCTTGAATTTGTCCTCGCCGCAGGCTTACCATTTTGTAATTGTGTGCTCTCTGCTAAG GTTGGCTCACATATACGTCGACTTCCGTTTGCAGAACAAGAACCCTTTCCGAATAGTAAACCAACCCAGACTGTCTTGGTGGCCACAGACGGATGTGGTTCACTACCGCTCTGCTGAGCTAAGAGCTTTGTTTACGGATACGCTCAACAAGGCTACCCAGGGTTATATAGCTCACACGCCACTGCGCTATATAACCTCCCTGACGCTGAAATCGAAAGATACGCAGAAAGGTTTAACCCGCGCTGAAGAGGGTCCCGCCCACAAAATGTTATTGCTGCTACTCGTACGGCTAATTCATGCCGATCCTACGCTCTTGTTGAAT ACACAAGGAAAAGTGGCACATGAAGTGCAGAGCTCCACGTTGGAGCTAATTAACGGCTTAGTAAGTTTGGTGCATCAAACTACAATGCCAGATGTGGCACAAGAGGCTATGGAGGCGCTGCTCGCTCTGCACGCCCCGGAGAAAATAGAGGTTTGGAATCCAGAGGCTCCGATCAATACGTTCTGGGACGTTAGCTCCCAGGTGCTGTTTTCAATATCGCAAAAGCTCATTCAACATCAAATTGCCAATTACACTGATGTCTTAAAGTGGCTGCGCGAGATCCTTATCTGTAGGAACACGTTCCTCCAACGGCACAAGGATTATGCACATGTGGGAAGTCAGATTGCCATTTGCAAGCAGGCTCACATCAAGATGGAAGTCGTTTTCTTTATGTACCTGTGGAGTGTTGACTTAGATGCGGTGCTGACGTCGCTGTCGTGTTTTGGATTGCTATGCGAGGAGGCTGAGATTTGCTGCAGTTCCGATGAGTTGACAGTCGGCTTTATTATGCCGAATTATCACATTTACCAGGAGCTGGCTCAATTGTCCACAT cTGCAACGGACTCTCGTATTTGCTTCTTTGACAACACCCACGGCAATGTGCTGAGTCGTCTTACACTTCAAAAGCGCATTATGACACTATTGCGCAAGATCGAGCACTGTGTCCATGGCGTTCAGCCCGCCTGGGAGGAGACCTTTCGTAACTGGGAGGTGTCCAGCAAGGTTTTGCAAACGTACCCCAAATGCAAAGGAGAAGATGGCCAAGCAGAGGTCTTCCATCGTGGCATGGGCAAGCGGCGAGCGAGTCACCAAAGCTCAGAGCACGATCTGGAGGAGCAAATCAACGAATGGGCCAATATGACTTGGTTCTTACTAGCCTTGGGTGGCGTCTGCCTTCAcaaacgcagcagcagccgtcaaatgctgctgcagcaatCGCAGAACAACGCTTCTTTGGGATCACTTGCTCAAAACTCCCTTTACTCAAGCTCCACAAGTTCCGGACATGGCTCTCTGCATCCTAGCACGGTTTCATTATCCACGCTTCCCCCAGCACCGCCACAAGATGTCAGCTATTGTCCTGTAACACA ATTTGTGGGCCAACTATTGCGCCTGTTGGTCTGCAGCAACGAAAAAATTGGCCTCAATATtcagaaaaatgtaaaagaacTGGTGGGCGAGGAGATGTCCACCCAACTGTATCCCATACTCTTCGATCAGGTTAGAGCCATCGTAGAGAAGTTCTTCGATCAGCAAGGCCAAGTGAACGTGAATGTGACTGACATCAACACGCAGTTTATCGAGCACACCATCTACATAATGAAATCGATTCTGGATCCCAAAGCTAACAAGGATCCCAACAACGATCAACCCTCGCCATCGGAACATTTAGGTGTTACAAGCATCGAAGGCATGATGCTAGGAATAGTGCGCTACGTTCGTCACCTGGATATGACTGTTTATGCCATTAGAATTAAGACAAAATTGTGCCAGCTTGTGGAAGTAATGATGAAGCGACGCGACGATCTCGCCTTCCGCCAGGAGATGAAGTTCCGGAATAAGCTTGTTGAATACTTGACCGACTGGGTGATGGGCACCTCCCATCAGATTGCTCCGCCCAGCTCGGCGGATGCCGCTATTCTCACCAACACATCCCTCATCTTTCGCGATCTAGACCAAGCCTGCATGGAGGCAGTGGCAGCGCTGCTTAGGGGCCTTCCCCTTCAGCCTGAGGAATCGGATCGAGGCGATTTGATGGATGCAAAGAGTGCGCTCTTTTTGAAGTACTTCACCCTCTTTATGAACCTGCTGAATGACTGCATCGACAGCTCTGAGGCGGAAAAGGAAATGAATAATACCCCGCTATTGCCTCCGCGCCCTCGAATGGCAGCTGGAAAACTGACGGCTCTGCGAAATGCCACCATCCTGGCCATGTCCAATTTGCTGGGCGCCAACATTGACTCTGGATTGATGCACTCCATCGATTTGGGCTATAATCCAGATTTGCAAACCCGTGCCGCTTTCATGGAGGTGCTCACTCAAATCCTGCAACAAGGCACCGAATTTGATACCTTGGCTGAAACGGTTTTAGCTGATCGTTTTGAACAACTGGTCCAACTTGTTACAATGATCAGCGACAAAGGAGAACTGCCAATAGCCATGGCTTTAGCCAACGTAGTTACTACATCGCAAATGGACGAGTTGGCTCGGGTTCTGGTCACCCTTTTCGACGCCAAACACCTGTTGTCGCCCCTCCTATGGAATATGTTCTACCGCGAGGTTGAGGTCTCAGACTGCATGCAGACCCTCTTCCGTGGCAATTCTCTGGGCAGCAAAATCATGGCCTTTTGCTTTAAGATATACGGCGCGAGCTATCTGCAAATGCTACTAGAGCCCCTCATTCGTCCACTGCTGGATGAAGAGGAGGAGACCTGCTTTGAGGTGGACCCGGCTCGTCTGGATCCGACAGAAGACATTGAGCAGCACAGGAACAACCTGATTGCCCTAACACAGAAGGTGTTTGATGCCATTATCAACTCGTCAGATCGCTTTCCCCCGCAATTGCGATCCATGTGTCATTGCCTGTACCAAGTGCTAAGCAAACGCTTCCCGAATCTGCTGCAGAACAATATCGGCGCTGTGGGCACAGTCATCTTCTTGCGGTTCATCAATCCCGCCATAG TTTCGCCACAGGAATTAGGAATCGTCGACAAACAGGTGCACAGCTCGGCCAAACGAGGTCTTATGCTAATGTCCAAGATCCTTCAAAACATTGCTAACCACGTGGAGTTCTCCAAAGAGCAGCACATGTTGTGCTTCAACGATTTCCTGCGCGATCACTTCGAGGCTGGTCGACGGTTCTTCATTCAGATTGCATCAGACTGTGAGACCGTAGATCAGACCTCGCACAGCATGAGTTTTATTTCAGATGCGAACGTATTGGCCCTGCATCGCTTGCTGTGGACGCATCAGGAGAAGATCGGCGACTATCTGTCAAGCAGTCGAGACCACAAGGCGGTTGGAAGGCGGCCCTTCGACAAGATGGCTACTTTGCTAGCTTACTTGGGACCTCCGGAGCACAAGCCCGTGGATTCGCACATGATGTTCAGCTCGTATGCACGCTGGAGCTCCATTGACATGTCATCGACCAACTTCGAGGAGATCATGGTCAAACACCAAATGCACGAGAAGGAGGAGTTCAAGACCCTCAAGTCGATGAACATATTCTACCAGGCCGGGACGAGCAAATCTGGCTATCCTGTCTTTTACTACATAGCAAGAAGATACAA GATTGGAGAAACGAATGGTGATTTACTGATTTACCACGTTATACTCACGCTGAAACCATTCTGTCACTCGCCGTTCGAGGTGGTCATCGATTTTACGCACACCTGCTCGGATAATCGGTTCCGCACCGAGTTCCTGCAGAAGTGGTTTTATGTCCTGCCCACGGTAGCTTACGAAAATGTCCATGCAGTGTACATCTATAACTGCAACTCGTGGGTGCGCGAATATACCAAGTTCCACGATCGCATTCTTGCGCCCTTAAAGGGAAATCGCAAACTTATGTTCCTGGAGTCGCCCAACAAACTTACTGATTTCATTGACGCGGAGCAGCAGAAATTGCCTGGAGCAACTCTTTCGTTAGACGAGGATTTAAAGGTATTTAGCAACGCGCTGAAACTCAGCCATAAAGACACAAAGGTGGCTATTAAAGTGGGTCCCACCGCATTGCAAATAACATCTGCAGAAAAGACAAAGGTCCTGGCTCACTCCGTGCTCCTAAACGATGTATACTATGCATCCGAAATTGAGGAGGTGTGCTTGGTGGACGATAACCAGTTCACGCTGTCTATCACCAACGAAAGTGGCCAGCTTAGCTTTATTCACAACGATTGCGACAACATTGTTCAAGCCATCATCCACATCCGAAATCGATGGGAACTTAGTCAGCCGGACTCAGTAACGGTTCACCAAAAGATCCGACCAAAAGATGTGCCGGGAACGCTTTTGAACATGGCGCTCCTCAATCTGGGATCATGTGACCCCAATCTAAGGACTGCTGCCTACAATTTGCTGTGCGCTTTGACCGCTACTTTTGATCTGAAGATTGAGGGTCAGTTGTTAGAGACCCAAGGACTTTGCATACCCTCCAATAATACCATATTTATCAAGTCCGTTAGCGAAAAGCTGGCCACCAATGAACCACATCTGACTTTGGAATTCCTCGAGGAGTCCATTCAGGGCTTTCAGCGCAGCACCATAGAGCTGAAGCATTTGTGTTTGGAGTACATGACGCCATGGCTGAAGAACCTGGTCAAATTTTGTAAATCCAACGATGACTCCAAGAAGCTGAAGGTCTCTCAGATTTTGGACAAGCTTATCAATTTAACCATTGACCAAAAGGAAATGTATCCCTCAGTGCAGGCCAAGATCTGGGGATCGATTGGACAGATTCCCGAGCTGATCGACATGGTTTTGGATAACTTTTTGCATAAATCGATCACATATGGATTGGGATCACCACAGGTGGAGATTATGGCTGACACGGCAGTGGCTCTCGCATCAGCGAATGTCCAACTGGTGTCCAAAAAGGTCATAACGCGAATATGCCGAGTCATGGACAAATCCTGCACAAATCCCACGCAATATCtggagcagcacatgatgTGGGACGACATTGCCATTCTTGGTCGATACCTGCTCATGTTGTCCTTTAACAATTGTTTGGATGTGGCCACATCGGTGCCATATCTATTCCACACCATTACGTTTTTGGTATGCTCAGGATCCCTGTCAATGCGAGCCTCCACCCATGGCCTGGTGATCAACATCATCCACTCGCTGTGCACATGCACAAATCCCTCCTTTTCAGAGGAGGCGCAGCGAGTACTCCGACTGTCCCTGGATGAGTTCTCACTGCCCAAGTTCTACCTGCTCTTCGGCATCAGCAAGGTCAAGTCGGCAGCAGTTACAGCTTTCCGCTCCAGCTGCCGTCACCCCACAGATAAATGGCTGGGAAATGAAAGAGTTACCCAACCTCTGCCCGCCGATCGGGAGCGTTTATCACTACCATCGCTAGAGGTTATCACGGATGCCCTGCTGGAAATCATGGAGGCTTGCATGCGTGATGTTCCGGACTGCGAATGGCTCAACACTTGGACCTCTTTGGCTCGCAGTTTTGCATTCTGCTACAATCCAGCCCTACAGCCTAGAGCCCTAATAGTTTACGGATGCATCAGCAAGAGTGTTACCGACCACGAAGTTAAGCAGTTACTTCGCATCCTGGTTAAAGCCCTCGAATCTTTCAACGATCTCATTCTGATCGAGGCTCTAGTAATGTGCTTAACTCGCATTCAACCACTGCTAAGGCCAGAGTCACCCATTCATCGGGCCCTCTTCTGGGTGGCCATTTCGGTACTGCAGCTAGACGAGATTACCCTGTACGGCGCTGGGTTAGCTCTGCTCGAGCAAAATCTGCACACGCTTAAGTCACAGGGCTGCTTTGATAAGAAGGAGACCATAGCCGAAGTCATGATGAAGACAAGGGAAAAGCTGGAGTGGCATTTCAAGCAACTGGATCACGCTGTGGGCCTCTCGTTCCGCAGCAATTTCCACTTTGCCCTCGTGGGACATTTGATCAAG GGCTTCCGCCATCCCACACCTACAACCGTTTCACGCACCTCCAGAGTGCTGACGATGCTACTGGGCATCATAGCCAAGCCCCTGCATCGGGACAAGTTCGAGGTAACACCTGACAGTGTGGCCTATTTGACTGCGTTGGTGGCTGTCTCCGAGGAAGTGCGTTCCAGATGTCACGTGAAACATGCTCTTCCCCGCTGGCCAGCCGATCTCAGTAGTAGTGTGGAAAACGGTGAAGCATCCGGCGGAGTACAAGCT ATCGGCCTGCCCCTGTCACGCCGCCAAAAAAGTTGGGACATCCTGGATCAGTCCGCTTTGCAGTTTGCCCGCCAACACAAGGTGCCCACTCTTCAG GAACGCGGTTCGCGTTCGTCAGTGTCCAACGAGTCCAACGTACTGCTCGATCCCGAGGTCTTGCCTGATCTGTCCATCCAGGCCCTGGTACTGACTGTTTTGGCCACCTTGGTCAAGTATTCTTCGGATGAGGGCGAAACGCGCGTTTTGTATCAGTATTTGGCTGAAGGATCGGTGGTTTTTCCAAAAGTGTTTCCAGTCAT CCATTCACTGCTGGACCAAAAGATAAACAATATCTTGTCTGTGTCACACGACCAAGTGGTGCTCAACTCTGTACAGAACATTATACAAAATATGCTGGCCAGCGAAGATCCttcccagcagcagctgcacttCCTGCAGAGTTGTGGTTTTGGCGGACTCTGGAGATTTGCTGGTCCCTTCACCAAG TACAATATGATGGGTGAGTCCTCGGAGCTGTTTGTCAACTGTTTGGAGGCCATGGTTGAGACCTGTTTGCCAGGCGACGAATCCGCGCCGGTGCCACCTTCTCCGCGTCCATACAACCTCAGCTCCAGTCTGAGTAGCCTGACCCTGGGATCCCCCACGGATAAAG CATTCTCATCGGAATCATTAGATTTTTATGACAATTGCCCAGGCAGCGTCAGCAGCCTGCGACGCGCCTCACACAGCAAATCACGCGCCAAACATCGAATTAACGACAGTCCATCACATTGA